The Saccharomyces cerevisiae S288C chromosome VII, complete sequence genome includes a region encoding these proteins:
- the TAF1 gene encoding histone acetyltransferase (TFIID subunit, involved in RNA pol II transcription initiation; possesses in vitro histone acetyltransferase activity but its role in vivo appears to be minor; involved in promoter binding and G1/S progression; relocalizes to the cytosol in response to hypoxia), with amino-acid sequence MVKQQGSGKTNLANEDEAYEAIFGGEFGSLEIGSYIGGDEGANSKDYTEHLPDAVDFEDEDELADDDDDLPEESDANLHPAMMTMGAYDDVNENGAVLGIDSNSLNMQLPEINGDLSQQFILEDDGGTPATSNALFMGMDANEIHLATETGVLDGSGANEIGHSQLSIGGVNGNDMSINGGFIMEPDMSDGKHKKATKLDLINHEKYLLKKYFPDFEKGKILKWNKLIYRRSVPYHWHSEISRVKKPFMPLNLKFKVQQDDKRLFNSRTISYVAPIYQGKNNLLQSNSSASRRGLIHVSIDELFPIKEQQKKRKIIHDEKTISEDLLIATDDWDQEKIINQGTSSTATLADSSMTPNLKFSGGYKLKSLIEDVAEDWQWDEDMIIDAKLKESKHAELNMNDEKLLLMIEKTNNLAQQKQQLDSSNLILPLNETILQQKFNLSNDDKYQILKKTHQTKVRSTISNLNIQHSQPAINLQSPFYKVAVPRYQLRHFHRENFGSHIRPGTKIVFSKLKARKRKRDKGKDVKESFSTSQDLTIGDTAPVYLMEYSEQTPVALSKFGMANKLINYYRKANEQDTLRPKLPVGETHVLGVQDKSPFWNFGFVEPGHIVPTLYNNMIRAPVFKHDISGTDFLLTKSSGFGISNRFYLRNINHLFTVGQTFPVEEIPGPNSRKVTSMKATRLKMIIYRILNHNHSKAISIDPIAKHFPDQDYGQNRQKVKEFMKYQRDGPEKGLWRLKDDEKLLDNEAVKSLITPEQISQVESMSQGLQFQEDNEAYNFDSKLKSLEENLLPWNITKNFINSTQMRAMIQIHGVGDPTGCGEGFSFLKTSMKGGFVKSGSPSSNNNSSNKKGTNTHSYNVAQQQKAYDEEIAKTWYTHTKSLSISNPFEEMTNPDEINQTNKHVKTDRDDKKILKIVRKKRDENGIIQRQTIFIRDPRVIQGYIKIKEQDKEDVNKLLEEDTSKINNLEELEKQKKLLQLELANLEKSQQRRAARQNSKRNGGATRTENSVDNGSDLAGVTDGKAARNKGKNTTRRCATCGQIGHIRTNKSCPMYSSKDNPASPK; translated from the coding sequence ATGGTAAAGCAGCAGGGATCCGGCAAGACCAACTTGGCCAACGAAGATGAAGCATATGAAGCTATTTTTGGCGGAGAGTTTGGCTCTTTAGAAATCGGGTCATACATTGGCGGGGATGAAGGTGCCAATTCAAAGGACTATACGGAGCATTTGCCGGATGCTGtagattttgaagatgaagatgaacttgctgatgacgatgacgatTTGCCAGAAGAATCTGATGCTAATTTGCATCCAGCTATGATGACTATGGGCGCGTATGATGATGTAAACGAGAACGGTGCCGTACTCGGTATCGACTCAAATAGTTTGAATATGCAACTGCCTGAAATTAATGGTGATTTGTCTCAACAGTTTATTTTGGAGGATGATGGGGGTACTCCCGCAACTAGCAATGCTTTGTTTATGGGAATGGATGCAAATGAAATTCATCTCGCCACTGAAACTGGAGTTCTTGATGGTAGTGGCGCAAATGAAATTGGGCATTCTCAACTTTCCATTGGTGGCGTTAATGGAAATGATATGTCGATAAATGGTGGATTTATCATGGAACCAGATATGTCAGATGGCAAGCATAAGAAAGCCACCAAATTAGACTTGATAAACCATGAGAAGTatcttctaaaaaaatactttcctgattttgaaaagggtaaaattttaaaatggAACAAGCTGATTTATAGAAGATCTGTTCCTTATCATTGGCACAGTGAAATATCTAGGGTAAAGAAACCGTTTATGCctttaaatttgaaattcaagGTTCAACAGGATGATAAGAGGCTATTCAACTCAAGGACAATATCTTACGTCGCTCCGATTTATCAAGGGAAAAACAATTTACTTCAAAGTAACTCTTCTGCATCCCGAAGAGGTTTAATTCATGTTTCCATTGATGAACTTTTCCCTATCAAAGagcaacaaaaaaaaagaaagattatTCATGATGAAAAGACCATATCGGAAGACTTGCTTATTGCCACTGATGATTGggaccaagaaaaaatcatcaacCAAGGTACTTCATCAACAGCAACCTTGGCGGATTCGTCTATGACACCCAACTTAAAGTTCTCCGGCGGTTATAAATTGAAGAGCTTGATTGAGGATGTTGCTGAAGATTGGCAGTGGGATGAAGACATGATCATTGATGCAAAATTGAAAGAGTCTAAACATGCTGAATTAAATATGAATGACGAAAAACTGTTGCTGATGATTgagaaaacaaataatttaGCGCAGCAAAAGCAACAACTGGATAGTAGTAACTTGATATTGCCCCTCAACGAAACTATTTTGCAACAAAAATTCAATTTATCTAATGATGATAAATAtcaaatcttgaaaaaaaccCATCAAACAAAAGTTCGTTCTACCATCTCGAACTTAAATATTCAGCATTCTCAACCTGCGATTAATTTACAATCTCCATTTTACAAAGTGGCTGTTCCTAGATACCAGTTGAGGCATTTCCACCGTGAAAACTTTGGTTCGCACATCAGACCAGGTACTAAAATTGTCTTCAGTAAGTTAAAAGCGCgtaaaaggaaaagagaTAAAGGTAAAGATGTCAAAGAATCATTTTCTACATCTCAAGATCTAACCATCGGGGATACTGCTCCTGTTTATTTAATGGAATATTCTGAACAAACACCGGTAGCTTTGTCTAAATTTGGTATGGCCAATAAATTAATTAATTATTATCGGAAAGCCAATGAACAAGATACTCTAAGGCCCAAATTGCCTGTTGGCGAAACTCACGTTTTGGGAGTTCAAGACAAATCACCATTTTGGAACTTTGGATTTGTTGAACCTGGTCATATCGTCCCCACATTATACAATAACATGATTAGAGCACCCGTTTTCAAACATGATATATCAGGAACAGATTTTCTTCTGACAAAAAGTTCCGGATTTGGTATAAGCAATCGATTTTACTTACGTAATATTAACCATCTTTTTACGGTTGGACAAACTTTTCCTGTCGAGGAGATTCCCGGACCTAATTCAAGAAAGGTGACATCAATGAAAGCTACAAGACTGAAAATGATTATTTATAGAATTCTAAACCATAATCACAGCAAGGCAATTTCTATTGATCCCATTGCAAAGCACTTTCCCGACCAAGATTATGGACAAAACAGACAAAAAGTGAAGGAGTTCatgaaatatcaaagagaTGGTCCTGAAAAAGGTCTGTGGAGGCttaaagatgatgaaaaattgttaGACAATGAAGCAGTGAAAAGTTTAATTACGCCAGAGCAGATCAGCCAAGTTGAATCAATGAGTCAGGGCTTACAATTCcaagaagataatgaagcATATAATTTTGATTCTAAGCTAAAATCTCTAGAAGAAAACTTGTTACCATGGAAcattacaaaaaattttattaattcAACACAAATGCGAGCTATGATACAAATACATGGTGTTGGTGACCCAACGGGCTGTGGTGAaggtttttctttcttgaaaacTTCAATGAAAGGTGGTTTTGTTAAGTCTGGTTCTCCTTCCAGTAATAACAATAgttcaaacaaaaaaggcaCTAACACGCATAGCTACAATGTGGCTCAACAGCAAAAAGCTTACGACGAAGAAATTGCGAAGACCTGGTATACACATACAAAATCGTTGAGCATAAGCAATCCTTTTGAGGAAATGACCAATCCTGATGAGATTAATCAGACCAACAAGCATGTTAAGACGGATAGAGATGATAAGAAAATTCTGAAGATTgttagaaagaaaagagatgaaaatggtataaTTCAAAGGCAGACAATTTTCATAAGAGATCCTAGGGTCATTCAAGGatatataaaaatcaaagaacAGGATAAAGAAGATGTTAACAAATTGTTAGAGGAGGACACTTCAAAGATAAATAACTTGGAAGAACTTgagaaacagaaaaaacTGTTGCAACTAGAATTAGctaatttggaaaaatcaCAGCAACGTAGAGCAGCAAGGCAAAATTCGAAGAGAAATGGTGGTGCCACGAGAACAGAAAACTCTGTGGATAATGGTAGCGACCTTGCCGGTGTAACTGACGGGAAAGCAGCCAGGAATAAAGGTAAGAACACTACAAGGAGATGTGCTACATGCGGACAAATCGGGCACATTAGAACAAATAAATCTTGTCCAATGTATAGCAGTAAAGATAACCCTGCTTCACCAAAGTAG
- the RTT102 gene encoding Rtt102p (Component of both the SWI/SNF and RSC chromatin remodeling complexes; suggested role in chromosome maintenance; possible weak regulator of Ty1 transposition; protein abundance increases in response to DNA replication stress) yields MDPQTLITKANKVSYYGNPTSKESWRYDWYQPSKVSSNVQQPQQQLGDMENNLEKYPFRYKTWLRNQEDEKNLQRESCEDILDLKEFDRRILKKSLMTSHTKGDTSKATGAPSANQGDEALSVDDIRGAVGNSEAIPGLSAGVNNDNTKESKDVKMN; encoded by the coding sequence ATGGACCCACAGACGCTCATTACTAAGGCCAATAAGGTTTCTTACTATGGCAACCCTACGAGTAAGGAATCATGGAGGTATGATTGGTACCAACCATCTAAGGTGAGCTCCAATGTGCAGCAACCACAACAACAGCTAGGGGACATGGAGAATAACTTGGAGAAATATCCATTCAGGTATAAAACATGGTTGAGGAACCAGGAAGATGAGAAAAATCTACAGAGGGAGAGCTGTGAGGATATATTagatttgaaagaatttgatAGAAGAATACTGAAAAAGTCGTTGATGACATCGCACACTAAGGGTGATACAAGTAAGGCCACCGGTGCTCCTTCTGCTAATCAAGGAGATGAAGCTCTTAGTGTGGATGATATAAGAGGCGCTGTCGGTAATAGTGAAGCCATTCCTGGGTTATCTGCGGGAGTGAACAATGATAATACAAAGGAGAGTAAAGATgtgaaaatgaattaa
- the RNH70 gene encoding Rnh70p (3'-5' exoribonuclease; required for maturation of 3' ends of 5S rRNA and tRNA-Arg3 from dicistronic transcripts), whose product MQVEGPDTNFVSDLALGSKKRRLSKTSVQEDDHTNVVSEVNKNKKKKKAKPMTCTLLKSVVEKGIGIKDVRDMTQYLLQAENNSPKWIDICNRSSLQKMIVLFIPGLQPDDFENGKNTFNEISDDNFKYIPGEIASTFHTFPVMAPGSKMTLFSPYNSFINVGLSKMEKINKLKELQKKKKITINDLVLSEQQLVANDYPLDSGDTNFDTDWVQTVDFTHGGSHIFALDCEMCLSEQGLVLTRISLVNFDNEVIYEELVKPDVPIVDYLTRYSGITEEKLTVGAKKTLREVQKDLLKIISRSDILIGHSLQNDLKVMKLKHPLVVDTAIIYHHKAGDPFKPSLKYLSETFLNKSIQNGEHDSVEDARACLELTKLKILNGLAFGIGINTENLFTKLHRFEVKTVLLNDMIIKNHTEDDSKGQLIRCVEDDETWTHIHENLNKDVKLIVGRIKNLERSRNYNKKPRKETPSFDASMVLHDIGQHLTQLYENATPGTMILIMSGTGDTRPWNNLSTELEFIQDKKERLDKRREREPEIVEAIKLARGGVASFTVK is encoded by the coding sequence ATGCAAGTAGAAGGGCCTGACACTAACTTCGTGAGTGATTTGGCTTTGGgatcaaagaaaagaaggttATCCAAGACTTCTGTACAAGAGGATGATCATACAAATGTGGTATCGGAAGTGAATAAgaataagaagaaaaaaaaggcaaagcCTATGACATGCACATTGCTAAAGTCTGTGGTTGAAAAAGGTATTGGTATAAAGGATGTAAGAGACATGACTCAATACTTGTTGCAGGCTGAAAACAACTCTCCCAAATGGATTGATATTTGTAACAGGTCAAGTTTACAGAAAATGATAGTTCTGTTCATTCCAGGTTTACAACCAGATGATTTTGAGAACGGAAAAAATACCTTTAATGAAATCAGTGATGATAACTTCAAATATATTCCTGGAGAAATTGCCTCCACGTTTCATACATTTCCCGTGATGGCACCTGGTTCCAAGATGACGCTCTTTTCGCCCTACAATTCATTTATTAATGTTGGATTGTCCAAAAtggagaaaataaataaattgaaagagttacaaaagaagaagaaaattactATTAACGATTTGGTTCTATCCGAACAACAGTTAGTGGCAAACGATTACCCACTGGATTCTGGAGACACCAATTTTGATACAGACTGGGTACAAACTGTTGACTTTACCCATGGTGGCTCCCACATCTTTGCACTAGACTGTGAAATGTGTCTTTCCGAACAAGGTTTAGTTCTAACTAGGATTTCTCTAGTGAATTTTGACAATGAAGTTATCTATGAAGAGTTGGTGAAACCTGATGTCCCCATAGTGGACTATTTGACACGTTACAGTGGTATAACTGAAGAGAAACTAACTGTTGGTGCCAAGAAAACATTGCGAGAAGTACAAAAAGATTTACTAAAGATAATAAGTCGTTCAGATATTTTGATAGGACATTCGCTACAGAATGATTTGAAAGTcatgaaattgaaacatCCATTGGTCGTGGATACAGCTATTATATACCATCATAAAGCTGGCGATCCTTTCAAGCCAAGTTTAAAATACTTGAGCGAAACCTTTCTGAATAAAAGCATTCAAAACGGAGAACACGATTCTGTCGAAGATGCAAGGGCTTGTCTTGAATTGACGAAATTAAAAATCTTAAATGGGTTAGCATTTGGGATAGGTATCAATACGGAGAACTTGTTCACCAAATTACATCGTTTTGAAGTGAAAACCGTTCTTCTCAACGATATGATTATTAAAAATCATACTGAGGACGATTCTAAGGGCCAGTTAATCCGTTGCGTCGAAGATGATGAGACATGGACCCATATTCACGAGAATCTAAATAAAGATGTCAAACTTATTGTGGGGAGAATCAAGAACTTAGAGAGGTCACGCAACTATAATAAAAAGCCACGGAAGGAAACTCCTTCGTTCGATGCGTCCATGGTTCTTCATGATATAGGGCAACATCTAACACAATTATACGAGAATGCTACACCAGGTACTATGATTTTGATCATGTCGGGTACAGGCGACACAAGACCATGGAACAATCTTTCAACTGAGTTAGAGTTTATTCAAgacaaaaaggaaagattAGATAAAAGACGCGAAAGGGAACCTGAAATAGTAGAAGCCATAAAGTTAGCCCGGGGTGGTGTAGCATCCTTTACTGTAAAATAA
- the CAB4 gene encoding putative pantetheine-phosphate adenylyltransferase (Subunit of the CoA-Synthesizing Protein Complex (CoA-SPC); subunits of this complex are: Cab2p, Cab3p, Cab4p, Cab5p, Sis2p and Vhs3p; involved in histone acylation; probable pantetheine-phosphate adenylyltransferase (PPAT); PPAT catalyzes the fourth step in the biosynthesis of coenzyme A from pantothenate; null mutant lethality is complemented by E. coli coaD (encoding PPAT) and by human COASY) yields MVEENSRVLIVLPYTPPSATLQRIIGQTIPFLRECQSQLDIVIVPEFKTSFQLDSALGKMYSITRDVLLGYGMINSGINIIFNNIHFVESNLQWKVVLLPQESTFETWKLELGQGQYHSIEHYALHDNIMEEIEGPKDANKFHVTALGGTFDHIHDGHKILLSVSTFITSQRLICGITCDELLQNKKYKELIEPYDTRCRHVHQFIKLLKPDLSVELVPLRDVCGPTGKVPEIECLVVSRETVSGAETVNKTRIEKGMSPLAVHVVNVLGGREEDGWSEKLSSTEIRRLLKSSASPTCTPQNPCV; encoded by the coding sequence ATGGTTGAGGAAAATTCCAGAGTTTTGATTGTTCTTCCTTATACACCGCCTAGTGCTACTTTGCAGAGGATTATAGGGCAAACTATTCCGTTCTTAAGAGAATGTCAAAGTCAACTAGACATCGTGATTGTACCTGAATTCAAAACCTCATTCCAGTTGGATTCTGCGCTAGGGAAGATGTACAGTATTACCAGGGATGTCCTTTTGGGCTATGGAATGATCAACAGCGGAATCAACATCATATTCAACAATATTCATTTCGTCGAGAGTAATTTGCAATGGAAAGTGGTTTTATTGCCACAGGAATCCACTTTTGAAACTTGGAAGCTAGAGTTGGGACAAGGACAATACCATAGTATAGAACATTATGCATTACACGATAATATAATGGAAGAGATAGAAGGTCCCAAAGATGCTAACAAATTTCATGTCACCGCATTGGGCGGAACGTTCGACCACATTCACGATGGACATAAAATATTGTTGAGCGTCTCTACATTCATCACGTCACAAAGGTTAATTTGTGGAATTACGTGCGATGAGCTCTTGCAAAACAAGAAATACAAAGAGTTGATTGAACCTTATGATACACGATGCAGGCACGTACATCAATTCATCAAGTTGTTAAAACCGGATCTCTCCGTAGAACTAGTTCCCTTAAGGGACGTGTGCGGCCCCACAGGGAAAGTACCCGAGATAGAATGTTTAGTTGTGAGTAGAGAAACCGTCAGTGGGGCAGAGACTGTGAATAAGACTAGGATTGAAAAAGGCATGAGCCCATTGGCAGTACATGTGGTTAATGTACTTGGAGGAAGGGAGGAAGACGGCTGGAGCGAGAAGTTAAGCAGCACGGAAATCAGACGCCTACTTAAGTCCTCTGCTTCGCCAACGTGCACTCCACAAAACCCTTGCGTATAA
- the CWC22 gene encoding U2-type spliceosomal complex subunit CWC22 (Spliceosome-associated protein that is required for pre-mRNA splicing; necessary for Prp2p function at the first catalytic step of splicing; has similarity to S. pombe Cwf22p; CWC22 is an essential protein) has translation MSTATIQDEDIKFQRENWEMIRSHVSPIISNLTMDNLQESHRDLFQVNILIGRNIICKNVVDFTLNKQNGRLIPALSALIALLNSDIPDIGETLAKELMLMFVQQFNRKDYVSCGNILQCLSILFLYDVIHEIVILQILLLLLEKNSLRLVIAVMKICGWKLALVSKKTHDMIWEKLRYILQTQELSSTLRESLETLFEIRQKDYKSGSQGLFILDPTSYTVHTHSYIVSDEDEANKELGNFEKCENFNELTMAFDTLRQKLLINNTSDTNEGSNSQLQIYDMTSTNDVEFKKKIYLVLKSSLSGDEAAHKLLKLKIANNLKKSVVDIIIKSSLQESTFSKFYSILSERMITFHRSWQTAYNETFEQNYTQDIEDYETDQLRILGKFWGHLISYEFLPMDCLKIIKLTEEESCPQGRIFIKFLFQELVNELGLDELQLRLNSSKLDGMFPLEGDAEHIRYSINFFTAIGLGLLTEDMRSRLTIIQEVEDAEEEEKKLREEEELEKLRKKARESQPTQGPKIHESRLFLQKDTRENSRSRSPFTVETRKRARSRTPPRGSRNHRNRSRTPPARRQRHR, from the coding sequence ATGTCTACCGCTACCATACAGGATGAAGACATTAAATTTCAGAGAGAAAACTGGGAAATGATAAGGTCACACGTTTCACCCATAATATCCAATTTAACAATGGACAACTTACAGGAATCGCACAGAGACTTATTTCAAGTCAATATACTTATTGGCCGCAACataatttgtaaaaatgTTGTGGATTTTACTCTGAACAAACAGAATGGCAGGCTAATCCCTGCTTTATCCGCTTTGATTGCCTTGCTAAATTCTGATATTCCAGATATTGGAGAAACTTTAGCAAAAGAACTAATGTTAATGTTCGTGCAGCAATTCAATCGCAAAGATTACGTGTCCTGCGGAAATATCCTTCAATGTCTGtccattttatttctttatgaTGTAATTCATGAAATCGTGATCTTACAGATTCTATTGCTACTCcttgaaaagaattctTTACGACTGGTCATTGCCGTGATGAAAATATGTGGCTGGAAACTTGCACTTGTCAGTAAGAAAACCCATGATATGATTTGGGAGAAGTTAAGATATATTTTGCAAACACAGGAGTTATCTAGTACACTACGTGAGTCGTTAGAGACTCTGTTTGAAATAAGGCAAAAAGATTATAAATCTGGGTCTCAAGGTCTGTTTATATTGGACCCAACTAGTTACACAGTTCATACGCACTCCTATATTGTTAGTGATGAGGATGAAGCCAACAAAGAACTgggaaattttgaaaagtgtgaaaatttcaatgaaCTAACCATGGCGTTTGATACGCTACGACAGAAGCTGCTGATAAATAATACGTCCGACACAAATGAAGGTAGTAACAGTCAATTACAAATCTATGACATGACATCTACCAATGATGTCGAGtttaaaaagaagatttatTTGGTTCTGAAAAGTTCATTATCAGGTGACGAAGCGGCTCACAAATTGCTAAAATTAAAGATTGCgaacaatttgaaaaaaagcgTGGTAGATATAATCATCAAATCTAGTTTGCAGGAATCTACATTCTCTAAATTTTATTCTATTTTGTCCGAACGTATGATAACGTTCCACAGGAGTTGGCAGACAGCTTACAATGAAACTTTTGAGCAGAATTATACACAAGATATCGAAGATTATGAAACTGACCAACTGCGAATCTTAGGTAAGTTTTGGGGACACTTAATATCTTAtgaatttcttccaatGGACTGTCTTAAGATAATTAAGTTAACTGAGGAAGAATCGTGTCCTCaaggaagaattttcatcaaatttttatttcaagaGCTCGTAAATGAGCTCGGATTAGATGAGCTGCAATTAAGGCTAAACTCCAGCAAGCTTGACGGAATGTTTCCGCTGGAAGGAGACGCCGAACATATAAGATACTCCATAAATTTCTTTACTGCCATAGGATTGGGCCTGCTCACAGAGGACATGAGAAGCCGGTTGACAATTATTCAAGAAGTTGAGGATgcagaggaagaagaaaaaaaattgagagaAGAGGAGGAACTTGAAAAGTTACGGAAGAAGGCCAGAGAGTCACAACCAACCCAAGGGCCAAAAATTCACGAATCCAGGTTATTTTTACAGAAGGACACCAGAGAAAATAGTAGATCAAGATCGCCATTCACAGTGGAAACAAGAAAACGTGCTAGATCCAGAACTCCACCAAGAGGATCGAGAAACCATCGTAACAGATCCAGGACTCCGCCTGCAAGAAGGCAACGGCATAGATGA
- the SCW4 gene encoding putative family 17 glucosidase (Cell wall protein with similarity to glucanases; targeted to vacuole via AP-3 pathway; scw4 scw10 double mutants exhibit defects in mating; SCW4 has a paralog, SCW10, that arose from the whole genome duplication) — protein MRLSNLIASASLLSAATLAAPANHEHKDKRAVVTTTVQKQTTIIVNGAASTPVAALEENAVVNSAPAAATSTTSSAASVATAAASSSENNSQVSAAASPASSSAATSTQSSSSSQASSSSSSGEDVSSFASGVRGITYTPYESSGACKSASEVASDLAQLTDFPVIRLYGTDCNQVENVFKAKASNQKVFLGIYYVDQIQDGVNTIKSAVESYGSWDDVTTVSIGNELVNGNQATPSQVGQYIDSGRSALKAAGYTGPVVSVDTFIAVINNPELCDYSDYMAVNAHAYFDKNTVAQDSGKWLLEQIQRVWTACDGKKNVVITESGWPSKGETYGVAVPSKENQKDAVSAITSSCGADTFLFTAFNDYWKADGAYGVEKYWGILSNE, from the coding sequence ATGCGTCTCTCTAACCTAATTGCTTCTGCCTCTCTTTTATCTGCTGCTACTCTTGCTGCTCCCGCTAACCACGAACACAAGGACAAGCGTGCTGTGGTCACTACCActgttcaaaaacaaaccaCTATCATTGTTAATGGTGCCGCTTCAACTCCAGTTGCtgctttggaagaaaatgctGTTGTCAACTCCGCTCCAGCTGCCGCTACCAGTACAACATCGTCTGCTGCTTCTGTAGCTACCGCTGCTGCTTCCTCTTCTGAGAACAACTCACAAGTTTCTGCTGCCGCATCTCCAGCCTCCAGCTCTGCTGCTACATCTACTCaatcttcctcttcctccCAAGCTTCTTCCTCTAGTTCTTCCGGCGAAGACGTCAGCAGCTTTGCCTCTGGTGTCAGAGGTATCACTTATACCCCATACGAGTCCAGCGGTGCTTGTAAATCCGCTTCGGAAGTTGCTTCCGATTTAGCTCAATTGACTGACTTCCCAGTCATTAGATTGTACGGTACCGACTGTAACCAAGTTGAAAATGTTTTCAAGGCTAAGGCTTCGAACCAAAAAGTCTTTTTAGGTATTTACTACGTTGACCAAATCCAAGACGGTGTCAACACCATCAAGTCTGCTGTTGAATCTTACGGTTCTTGGGACGATGTCACCACTGTTTCCATTGGTAACGAATTGGTTAACGGTAACCAAGCTACCCCATCCCAAGTCGGTCAATACATTGACTCTGGTAGATCTGCCTTGAAGGCTGCCGGTTACACTGGTCCAGTTGTTTCTGTTGATACTTTTATTGCTGTGATCAACAACCCTGAATTGTGTGACTACTCCGACTACATGGCTGTTAATGCCCATGCTTACTTTGACAAGAACACAGTTGCCCAAGACTCCGGTAAATGGTTACTAGAACAAATCCAAAGAGTCTGGACTGCTTGTGATGGTAAGAAGAATGTTGTTATCACTGAGTCTGGTTGGCCATCAAAGGGTGAGACTTACGGTGTTGCTGTTCCATCTaaggaaaatcaaaaggACGCTGTTTCCGCCATTACCAGCTCCTGTGGTGCTGATACCTTCTTATTCACTGCCTTCAACGACTACTGGAAGGCCGACGGTGCTTACGGTGTTGAAAAATACTGGGGTATTCTATCCAATGAATAA